The following are from one region of the Procambarus clarkii isolate CNS0578487 chromosome 52, FALCON_Pclarkii_2.0, whole genome shotgun sequence genome:
- the LOC138352035 gene encoding atrophin-1-like translates to MTFTKGDKLLSYADIALVITGPSLVNKAQDDTKNSMKITSAEDIEKLQANINKVFDRAAEINMMFNSDKFQGHLQRLIPHPGPHSTPHTTPRATFNASYLTQGQLQGLIPHPGPPSTPHASPRSTFNASYLTQGHLQRLIHHPGPPSTPHTSPRATFNASYLTQGHLQRLIPHPGPPSTPHTPPRATFNASYPTQGHIQRLIPHPGPHSTPHTPPRATFNASYPTQGHLQRLIPHPGPPSTPHTSPRATFNASYHTQGHLQRLIPHPGPPSTPHTPPRATFNASYLTQGHLQRLIPHPGPPSTPHTPPRATFNASYPTQGHLQRLIPHPGPPSTPHTPPRATFNASYLTQGHLQRLIPHPGPPSTPHTTPRATFNASYLTQGHLQRLIPHPGPPSTPHTSPRATFNASYPTQGHLQRLIPHPWPPSTPHTTARATFNASYLTQGHLQRLIPHPGPPSTPHTPPRATFNASYHTQGHLQRLIPHPGATFNASCLIMRPTRPEYPVEKG, encoded by the exons atgacacaaaaaacagcatgaaaattacctctgctgaagacattgaaaagttACAAGcaaatatcaacaaagttttcgatcgaGCAGCAGAAataaacatgatgtttaacagtgataaattccag GGCCACCTTCAACGCCTCATACCTCACCCAGGGCCACATTCAACGCCTCATACAACACCCAGGGCCACCTTCAACGCCTCATACCTCACCCAGGGCCAACTTCAAGGCCTCATACCACACCCAGGGCCACCTTCAACGCCTCATGCCTCACCCAGGTCCACCTTCAACGCCTCATACCTCACCCAGGGCCACCTTCAACGCCTCATACACCACCCAGGGCCACCTTCAACGCCTCATACCTCACCCAGGGCCACCTTCAACGCCTCATACCTCACCCAGGGCCACCTTCAACGCCTCATACCCCACCCAGGGCCACCTTCAACGCCTCATACCCCACCCAGGGCCACCTTCAACGCCTCATACCCCACCCAGGGCCACATTCAACGCCTCATACCTCACCCAGGGCCACATTCAACGCCTCATACCCCACCCAGGGCCACCTTCAACGCCTCATACCCCACCCAGGGCCACCTTCAACGCCTCATACCACACCCAGGGCCACCTTCAACGCCTCATACCTCACCCAGGGCCACCTTCAACGCCTCATACCACACCCAGGGCCACCTTCAACGCCTCATACCTCACCCAGGGCCACCTTCAACGCCTCATACCCCACCCAGGGCCACCTTCAACGCCTCATACCTCACCCAGGGCCACCTTCAACGCCTCATACCCCACCCAGGGCCACCTTCAACGCCTCATACCCCACCCAGGGCCACCTTCAACGCCTCATACCCCACCCAGGGCCACCTTCAACGCCTCATACCCCACCCAGGGCCACCTTCAACGCCTCATACCCCACCCAGGGCCACCTTCAACGCCTCATACCTCACCCAGGGCCACCTTCAACGCCTCATACCTCACCCAGGGCCACCTTCAACGCCTCATACCACACCCAGGGCCACCTTCAACGCCTCATACCTCACCCAGGGCCACCTTCAACGCCTCATACCCCACCCAGGGCCACCTTCAACGCCTCATACCTCACCCAGGGCCACCTTCAACGCCTCATACCCCACCCAGGGCCACCTTCAACGCCTCATACCACACCCATGGCCACCTTCAACGCCTCATACCACAGCCAGGGCCACCTTCAACGCCTCATACCTCACTCAGGGCCACCTTCAACGCCTCATACCTCACCCAGGGCCACCTTCAACGCCTCATACCCCACCCAGAGCCACCTTCAACGCCTCATACCACACCCAGGGCCACCTTCAACGCCTCATACCACACCCAGGGGCCACCTTCAACGCCTCATGCCTCATTATGAGGCCAACTAGACCAGAATATCCCGTGGAAAAAGGTTAA